In the Streptomyces formicae genome, one interval contains:
- a CDS encoding [protein-PII] uridylyltransferase — MTRVDVRTESEAEDSGPSGYAAARLRLLHEGTRSGPPRRAALSDLTDEWLTGLFTAAEVSRGVSLVAVGGYGRGELSPRSDLDLLLLHDGSADGARLAALADRLWYPIWDLGLALDHSVRTPNEARGTAGDDLKVHLGLLDARHVAGDPGLTAGLRTTVLADWRNQAPKRLPELRELCEERAERQGELGHLLEPDLKEARGGLRDATALRAVAASWLADAPREGLDEARRRLLDVRDALHLATGRATDRLALQEQDQVAAELGLLDADALLRQVYEAARVVSYASDVTWREVGRVLRARGARPRLRAMLGGRGAALGGRSAVAAERSPLAEGVVEHDGEAVLARTAKPERDPVLPLRAAAAAAQAGLPLSLHAVRRLAASAGPLPTPWPAEAREQLVTLLGAGRPTVQVWEALEAEGLITRLLPDWERVRCRPQRNAVHTWTVDRHLVETAVRAAELTRRVGRPDLLLVAALLHDIGKGWPGDHSVAGEIIARDVAARIGFDPGDVAVLACLVRHHLLLVETATRRDLDDPATVRGVADVVGSVGTLELLHALTEADALATGPAAWSAWRGALVADLVKRVGAVLCGDEPAEPVDVAPTAEQERLAVEAVRTGGPVLALRARTEGDPGAAAAEPLGVELLIAVPEQDGVLSAVAGVLALHRLAVRTAELRWVASPVGAEGGGGVLLLNWRVAAEYGSLPQAARLRADLVRALDGSLDIAARLAERDAAYPRRRGTVAPAARVSVASAGSSRLATVIEVRAQDAPGLLHRIGRALEAAGVVVRSAHVSTLGANAVDAFYVTGVDGVPLEGERAVGVARGVEGVLSSRE; from the coding sequence GTGACGCGTGTGGACGTACGAACCGAATCGGAAGCGGAAGACTCCGGACCCAGCGGCTACGCGGCGGCCCGGCTGCGGCTCCTCCACGAGGGGACGCGGTCAGGGCCGCCGCGCCGTGCCGCCCTCTCCGACCTCACGGACGAGTGGCTGACGGGGCTCTTCACCGCCGCCGAGGTGTCCAGGGGCGTCTCCCTGGTCGCCGTCGGCGGCTACGGGCGCGGCGAGCTCTCCCCGCGCAGCGATCTCGACCTGCTGCTCCTGCACGACGGCAGCGCGGACGGCGCCCGGCTCGCCGCTCTCGCGGACCGCCTCTGGTACCCGATCTGGGATCTCGGACTCGCCCTCGACCACTCCGTCCGTACGCCGAACGAGGCGCGCGGGACCGCGGGCGACGACCTCAAGGTGCACCTCGGGCTCCTGGACGCGCGGCACGTTGCGGGGGACCCCGGGCTCACCGCGGGGCTGCGCACCACGGTCCTCGCCGACTGGCGCAACCAGGCCCCGAAGCGGCTGCCCGAGCTGCGGGAACTGTGCGAGGAACGGGCCGAGCGGCAGGGCGAGTTGGGCCACCTCCTCGAACCCGACCTGAAGGAGGCGCGGGGCGGACTGCGGGACGCCACCGCGCTGCGTGCCGTCGCCGCCTCCTGGCTCGCCGACGCGCCCCGCGAAGGGCTCGACGAGGCACGGCGGCGGCTGCTCGACGTGCGCGACGCGCTGCACCTCGCCACGGGCCGGGCCACCGACCGGCTCGCCCTCCAGGAGCAGGACCAGGTCGCCGCCGAACTCGGGCTGCTCGACGCGGACGCGTTGCTGCGCCAGGTGTACGAGGCCGCGCGCGTCGTGTCGTACGCCAGTGATGTCACCTGGCGCGAGGTCGGGCGGGTGCTCAGGGCGCGGGGCGCGAGGCCGCGGCTGCGGGCCATGCTCGGTGGTCGCGGGGCGGCGCTCGGTGGTCGCTCGGCGGTCGCCGCCGAGCGGTCGCCGTTGGCCGAGGGCGTCGTGGAGCACGACGGGGAGGCCGTTCTCGCGCGGACCGCCAAGCCCGAACGGGACCCGGTGCTTCCGCTGCGGGCCGCCGCGGCAGCGGCGCAGGCCGGGCTCCCCCTGTCCCTGCACGCGGTGCGGCGGCTCGCGGCCTCGGCCGGGCCCCTGCCCACGCCCTGGCCCGCCGAGGCGCGGGAGCAGCTCGTGACGCTGCTCGGCGCGGGGCGGCCCACCGTGCAGGTGTGGGAGGCGCTGGAGGCCGAGGGGCTCATCACGCGGCTGCTGCCCGACTGGGAGCGGGTGCGGTGCCGCCCCCAGCGCAACGCCGTCCACACGTGGACGGTCGACCGTCATCTGGTGGAGACGGCGGTGCGCGCCGCGGAGCTCACCCGGCGGGTGGGGCGGCCCGATCTGTTGTTGGTCGCGGCGCTGCTGCACGACATCGGGAAGGGGTGGCCGGGGGATCACTCCGTGGCCGGGGAGATCATCGCCCGCGATGTCGCCGCGCGGATCGGGTTCGACCCGGGCGATGTGGCCGTCCTGGCGTGCCTCGTGCGGCACCACCTGCTTCTCGTCGAGACCGCCACGCGGCGGGACCTCGACGATCCCGCGACGGTGCGGGGTGTCGCGGACGTGGTCGGGTCCGTGGGGACGCTGGAGCTGCTGCACGCCCTGACCGAGGCGGACGCGCTCGCGACCGGGCCCGCGGCGTGGTCCGCGTGGCGCGGGGCGCTGGTCGCCGACCTGGTGAAGCGGGTGGGGGCGGTGCTCTGCGGGGACGAGCCGGCGGAGCCGGTGGACGTGGCGCCGACGGCCGAGCAGGAGCGGCTCGCGGTGGAGGCGGTACGGACGGGTGGGCCGGTGCTTGCGCTGCGGGCCAGGACGGAGGGGGACCCCGGGGCTGCGGCCGCGGAGCCGTTGGGCGTCGAGTTGCTGATCGCCGTGCCGGAGCAGGACGGGGTGCTTTCGGCGGTGGCCGGGGTGCTGGCGCTGCATCGGCTCGCGGTGCGGACCGCCGAGCTCCGGTGGGTGGCGTCGCCGGTCGGGGCCGAGGGAGGCGGGGGTGTGCTGTTGCTGAACTGGCGGGTCGCCGCCGAGTACGGGTCGTTGCCCCAGGCGGCTCGGTTGCGGGCGGATCTGGTGCGGGCGCTCGACGGATCGCTGGACATCGCGGCACGCCTCGCGGAACGGGACGCGGCGTATCCGCGGCGGCGGGGGACGGTGGCGCCGGCGGCTCGGGTCTCGGTGGCATCGGCGGGCTCGTCACGGCTCGCGACGGTGATCGAGGTGCGAGCGCAGGACGCGCCGGGGCTGCTGCATCGGATCGGGCGGGCGTTGGAGGCGGCGGGGGTGGTGGTGCGGAGTGCGCATGTGTCGACGTTGGGGGCCAATGCGGTGGATGCGTTTTATGTGACGGGGGTTGATGGGGTGCCGTTGGAGGGGGAGCGGGCTGTGGGGGTGGCTCGGGGGGTGGAGGGGGTGTTGTCGTCGCGGGAGTGA
- the ffh gene encoding signal recognition particle protein translates to MFDTLSDRLAATFKNLRGKGRLSEADIDATAREIRIALLEADVALPVVRAFIKQIKERAAGAEVSQALNPAQQVIKIVNEELIGILGGETRRLRFAKTAPTVIMLAGLQGAGKTTLAGKLGLWLKSQGHSPLLVACDLQRPNAVNQLSVVAERAGVGVYAPQPGNGVGDPVQVAKDSIDFARTKQYDVVVVDTAGRLGIDQELMQQAADIRDAVSPDEVLFVVDAMIGQDAVNTAEAFRDGVGFDGVVLSKLDGDARGGAALSIAQVTGRQIMFASNGEKLDEFDAFHPDRMASRILGMGDMLTLIEKAEQTFSQQEAEKMASKLASKKGQDFTLDDFLAQMEQVRKMGSISKLLGMMPGMGQIKDQINNLDERDVDRTAAIIKSMTPGERQEPTLINGSRRARIAKGSGVEVSAVKNLVERFFEARKMMSRMAQGGGMPGMPGMPGMGGGPGKQKKKQKQAKGKQRSGNPMKRKQQEQEEATRREQGGQPGGAFGLPGGQAGQDFELPDEFKKFMG, encoded by the coding sequence GTGTTCGATACTCTCTCCGACCGCCTCGCAGCGACATTCAAGAACCTCCGGGGCAAGGGCCGCCTGTCCGAGGCGGACATCGACGCCACGGCGCGCGAGATCCGCATCGCCCTGCTCGAGGCGGACGTCGCCCTTCCCGTGGTCCGCGCCTTCATCAAGCAGATCAAGGAGCGCGCGGCCGGCGCCGAGGTCTCCCAGGCGCTCAACCCCGCCCAGCAGGTCATCAAGATCGTCAATGAGGAGCTCATTGGCATTCTGGGCGGCGAGACCCGGCGCCTGCGGTTCGCGAAGACCGCGCCGACGGTCATCATGCTCGCGGGTCTGCAGGGTGCGGGTAAGACGACCCTCGCGGGCAAGCTCGGCCTCTGGCTGAAGAGCCAGGGCCACTCCCCGCTCCTCGTCGCGTGCGACCTCCAGCGGCCGAACGCCGTGAACCAGCTGAGCGTGGTCGCCGAGCGCGCGGGCGTCGGCGTCTACGCCCCGCAGCCGGGCAACGGCGTCGGCGACCCGGTGCAGGTGGCCAAGGACTCCATCGACTTCGCCAGGACCAAGCAGTACGACGTCGTCGTCGTCGACACCGCGGGTCGCCTCGGCATCGACCAGGAGCTCATGCAGCAGGCCGCGGACATCCGCGACGCGGTCAGCCCCGACGAGGTCCTGTTCGTCGTCGACGCGATGATCGGTCAGGACGCGGTCAACACCGCCGAGGCATTCCGGGACGGCGTCGGCTTCGACGGCGTGGTCCTGTCGAAGCTCGACGGTGACGCCCGAGGCGGTGCCGCGCTCTCGATCGCGCAGGTCACCGGGCGCCAGATCATGTTCGCGTCGAACGGCGAGAAGCTCGACGAGTTCGACGCGTTCCACCCGGACCGCATGGCGTCCCGCATCCTCGGCATGGGCGACATGCTCACGCTGATCGAGAAGGCCGAGCAGACCTTCTCGCAGCAAGAGGCCGAGAAGATGGCCTCGAAGCTCGCCTCCAAGAAGGGGCAGGACTTCACGCTTGACGACTTCCTGGCCCAGATGGAGCAGGTCAGGAAGATGGGCAGCATCAGCAAGCTGCTCGGAATGATGCCCGGCATGGGGCAGATCAAGGACCAGATCAACAACCTCGACGAGCGCGACGTCGACCGCACGGCCGCCATCATCAAGTCGATGACGCCCGGCGAGCGCCAGGAGCCGACGCTCATCAACGGCTCGCGGCGTGCGCGCATCGCCAAGGGCTCGGGCGTCGAGGTCAGCGCCGTCAAGAACCTGGTGGAGCGGTTCTTCGAGGCGCGGAAGATGATGTCCCGCATGGCCCAGGGCGGCGGCATGCCGGGTATGCCCGGGATGCCGGGCATGGGCGGTGGCCCCGGCAAGCAGAAGAAGAAGCAGAAGCAGGCCAAGGGCAAGCAGCGCTCCGGCAACCCGATGAAGCGCAAGCAGCAGGAGCAGGAGGAGGCCACGCGCCGCGAGCAGGGCGGTCAGCCCGGCGGCGCCTTCGGTCTCCCGGGCGGCCAGGCCGGGCAGGACTTCGAGCTGCCGGACGAGTTCAAGAAGTTCATGGGCTGA
- the ftsH gene encoding ATP-dependent zinc metalloprotease FtsH, producing the protein MSNPVPPRQAPDQPWRSEGAPPPEPTPPPKKKMPGGWGSLILTALIVYLIANLVLSFFNDGDEPTISYTEFSKQVDSGNVTKIYAKGDAIQGQLKKEQPKPDGDKGDYTKFTTQRPAFADDKLWDDLTKHKVTVTAEPVVQERSFLSNLLISLAPMLLLVVLWIFIARRMSGGMGGGGGMLGRKTPPKPVELEPGAKRTTFADVAGIDEVEGELNDVVDFLKNPDAYRTMGAKMPRGVLLAGPPGTGKTLLARAVAGEAGVPFFSASASEFIEMIVGVGASRVRELFAEARKVAPSIIFIDEIDTIGRARGGGSGMGGHDEREQTLNQILTEMDGFSGSEGVIVLAATNRADILDPALTRPGRFDRVVNVSPPDRGGREAILKIHTRAIPLADDVDLAQVARTTPGMTGAELANLANEAALLAVKRKQRQVTQSDLSEAMEKVQLGAERPLVMPEEERRRTAYHESGHALLGMLQPGADPVRKITIVPRGRALGVTLSTPDSDKYAYTEDYLRGRIIGALGGMAAEHVVYGVITTGAENDLEQVTNIARGMVGRWGMSERVGRLSALPNDAQQAYGLAAAPETLDAIDGEMRRIVDECYDSACRQLREHRGQLDDLAAALLENETLEEAQAYRVAGVTRMTKDS; encoded by the coding sequence ATGAGCAACCCTGTGCCGCCGCGCCAGGCGCCCGATCAGCCGTGGCGCTCCGAGGGCGCGCCCCCGCCCGAGCCCACGCCACCGCCGAAGAAGAAGATGCCGGGTGGCTGGGGGAGTCTGATCCTGACGGCTCTGATCGTCTATCTCATCGCCAACCTCGTGCTGTCCTTCTTCAACGACGGCGACGAGCCGACCATCTCGTACACGGAGTTCAGCAAGCAGGTCGACTCCGGCAACGTCACGAAGATCTACGCCAAGGGCGACGCGATCCAGGGGCAGCTCAAGAAGGAGCAGCCCAAGCCGGACGGTGACAAGGGCGACTACACCAAGTTCACGACGCAGCGCCCCGCCTTCGCCGACGACAAGCTCTGGGACGACCTGACCAAGCACAAGGTCACCGTCACCGCCGAGCCCGTGGTGCAGGAGCGCAGCTTCCTCTCCAACCTGCTCATCTCGCTCGCCCCGATGCTGCTGCTCGTGGTGCTCTGGATCTTCATCGCCCGGCGGATGAGCGGGGGCATGGGCGGCGGTGGCGGCATGCTCGGGCGCAAGACGCCGCCCAAGCCGGTCGAGCTGGAGCCCGGCGCGAAGCGGACGACGTTCGCGGACGTCGCGGGCATCGACGAGGTCGAGGGCGAGCTCAACGACGTCGTCGACTTCCTCAAGAACCCCGACGCCTATCGCACGATGGGCGCCAAGATGCCGCGCGGCGTGCTCCTCGCGGGCCCGCCGGGCACCGGCAAGACGCTGCTCGCGCGCGCCGTCGCGGGCGAGGCGGGCGTGCCCTTCTTCTCGGCCTCCGCCTCGGAGTTCATCGAGATGATCGTGGGCGTCGGCGCCTCGCGGGTGCGCGAACTCTTCGCCGAGGCCCGCAAGGTCGCCCCTTCGATCATCTTCATCGACGAGATCGACACCATCGGGCGCGCGCGGGGCGGCGGCAGCGGGATGGGCGGGCACGACGAGCGCGAACAGACCCTGAACCAGATCCTCACCGAGATGGACGGCTTCTCCGGCTCGGAGGGCGTCATCGTGCTGGCCGCCACCAACCGTGCCGACATCCTCGACCCCGCCCTCACCAGGCCGGGACGGTTCGACCGCGTCGTCAACGTCTCGCCGCCCGACCGCGGCGGCCGCGAGGCCATCCTCAAGATCCACACGCGCGCCATTCCGCTGGCCGACGACGTCGACCTCGCCCAGGTCGCCCGTACGACCCCGGGCATGACCGGCGCCGAGCTCGCCAACCTCGCCAACGAGGCCGCCCTGCTCGCGGTCAAGCGCAAGCAGCGGCAGGTCACGCAGTCCGACCTCTCCGAGGCCATGGAGAAGGTCCAGCTGGGCGCCGAGCGGCCGCTGGTCATGCCGGAGGAGGAGCGCAGGCGCACGGCGTACCACGAGAGCGGTCACGCGCTGCTCGGGATGCTCCAGCCCGGCGCCGACCCGGTCCGCAAGATCACGATCGTGCCGCGCGGCCGGGCCCTGGGCGTCACCCTCTCGACCCCGGACTCCGACAAGTACGCCTACACGGAGGATTACCTTCGGGGCCGAATCATCGGTGCCCTAGGAGGCATGGCCGCCGAACACGTCGTCTACGGAGTCATCACCACCGGCGCCGAGAACGACCTGGAGCAGGTCACCAACATCGCGCGCGGCATGGTCGGCCGCTGGGGCATGAGCGAACGGGTGGGCCGCCTCTCGGCCCTCCCGAACGACGCGCAGCAGGCCTACGGGCTCGCGGCCGCCCCGGAGACCCTCGACGCCATCGACGGCGAGATGCGACGGATCGTCGACGAGTGCTACGACAGCGCCTGCCGTCAGCTCAGGGAACACCGAGGGCAACTGGACGACCTGGCTGCGGCGCTGCTGGAGAACGAGACGCTGGAGGAGGCGCAGGCGTACCGGGTCGCGGGCGTCACGCGGATGACCAAGGACAGCTGA
- a CDS encoding SAM-dependent methyltransferase — translation MTPTLVHSHHLHASATPRVDLWARARDWAEIQERMLVPLYEAVYERLEVGTGTRLLGLGCGSGLALLMAASRGAAVTGVDPSAPERLSLARERLLPDAAGGVRARTDTRLVEGGPSDVAAAAGSPDALPYNLVTAFHPIGCVAGDSEGLSTLLGAAAPLAARGTPVVLVGWGPPERCATSSVLRVATKLADPLRSTGSWRPALRDDLEEVAHRAGLKPDGSGRVACPFGYADVESAARGLLSTGLFDAAVGATDQAQVDKELAEALHPHRRRDGTVWMPNVFRYLIARTK, via the coding sequence ATGACACCAACGCTCGTGCATTCGCACCACCTCCATGCGAGCGCGACCCCTCGTGTGGACCTGTGGGCACGCGCGCGTGACTGGGCGGAGATTCAGGAACGGATGCTGGTCCCGCTCTACGAAGCGGTCTACGAACGACTCGAAGTGGGCACCGGCACCCGGCTCCTCGGCCTCGGCTGTGGATCCGGCCTCGCCCTGCTGATGGCGGCGTCGCGGGGCGCCGCGGTCACCGGCGTCGACCCCTCGGCGCCCGAGCGGCTCTCCCTCGCGCGCGAACGCCTGCTGCCGGACGCCGCGGGGGGCGTACGCGCGCGTACCGACACGCGGCTCGTCGAGGGCGGCCCCTCTGACGTCGCGGCCGCCGCGGGCAGCCCGGACGCCCTCCCGTACAACCTGGTGACCGCTTTCCATCCGATCGGCTGCGTGGCGGGCGACTCCGAAGGGCTCTCGACCCTCTTGGGGGCCGCCGCTCCGCTCGCCGCCCGCGGCACCCCGGTGGTGCTCGTCGGATGGGGGCCTCCGGAGCGCTGTGCGACCTCCTCGGTCCTGCGGGTGGCGACCAAGCTCGCCGACCCGCTCCGGAGCACGGGCAGTTGGCGCCCCGCGCTCCGGGACGACCTGGAGGAGGTGGCCCACCGGGCGGGCCTCAAACCGGACGGCTCGGGACGCGTCGCGTGCCCCTTCGGGTACGCGGACGTGGAGAGCGCGGCCCGCGGGCTGCTCTCGACGGGCCTCTTCGACGCGGCCGTGGGCGCCACGGACCAGGCGCAGGTCGACAAGGAACTCGCGGAGGCACTGCATCCGCACCGGCGTAGGGACGGGACGGTGTGGATGCCTAACGTCTTCCGGTACCTGATCGCGCGCACGAAGTAG
- the proS gene encoding proline--tRNA ligase, with the protein MAKTPVLTPRADDFPRWYQDLINKAELADNGPVRGTMVIRPYGYSLWERMQQDMDARIKATGTQNAYFPLLIPQSYLTREAEHVEGFAPELAVVTHGGGKELEEPVVVRPTSETIVNEYFSKWVQSYRDLPLLINQWANVVRWELRPRLFLRTSEFLWQEGHTAHATYEDARDFAARIHRDVYGDFMREVLAMDFVLGRKTAKERFAGAVNTLTLEGMMGDGKALQLGTSHELGQNFARAFHTQYLSKEGKQELVWQTSWGSTTRMVGALVMMHGDDNGLRVPPRLAPVQVVVLAIKGDDAVLAKVREIGDTLRAAGLRVQVDDRTDTPFGRRAVDWELKGVPVRVEVGPRDLENGTAMVARRIPGGKAPVAIDALAALLPAALEEDQALLLTQARERRESRTADVGTLEEAVEATAAGNWARIPWAVLGEEGEAALAEHSVTVRCLVADDGAVPDADETPGNVALVARSY; encoded by the coding sequence ATGGCCAAAACACCCGTTCTCACGCCGCGTGCGGACGATTTCCCGCGCTGGTACCAGGATCTGATCAACAAGGCCGAGCTGGCCGACAACGGCCCGGTGCGCGGCACCATGGTGATCCGACCGTACGGGTACAGCCTGTGGGAGCGGATGCAGCAGGACATGGACGCGCGCATCAAGGCGACCGGCACCCAGAACGCGTACTTCCCGCTCCTCATCCCGCAGTCGTACCTGACCAGGGAGGCCGAGCACGTCGAGGGCTTCGCGCCGGAGCTCGCCGTCGTCACGCACGGCGGCGGCAAGGAGCTGGAGGAGCCGGTCGTCGTCCGCCCCACCTCGGAGACGATCGTCAACGAGTACTTCTCCAAGTGGGTGCAGAGCTACCGCGACCTGCCCCTGCTGATCAACCAGTGGGCCAACGTGGTCCGCTGGGAGCTGCGCCCGCGCCTGTTCCTGCGCACCTCGGAGTTCCTCTGGCAGGAGGGCCACACCGCCCACGCGACGTACGAGGACGCCAGGGACTTCGCCGCCCGCATCCACCGCGACGTCTACGGAGACTTCATGCGCGAGGTCCTCGCCATGGACTTCGTGCTCGGCCGCAAGACCGCCAAGGAGCGTTTCGCGGGCGCCGTCAACACGCTCACGCTCGAAGGCATGATGGGCGACGGCAAGGCCCTCCAGCTCGGCACCAGCCACGAGCTCGGCCAGAACTTCGCCCGCGCCTTCCACACCCAGTACCTGTCCAAGGAGGGCAAGCAGGAACTGGTCTGGCAGACCTCCTGGGGCAGTACGACGCGGATGGTCGGCGCCCTGGTGATGATGCACGGCGACGACAACGGCCTGCGCGTGCCGCCCAGGCTCGCGCCCGTCCAGGTCGTCGTCCTCGCCATCAAGGGCGACGACGCCGTACTCGCCAAGGTCCGCGAGATCGGCGACACCCTGCGGGCCGCCGGTCTCCGCGTCCAGGTCGACGACCGCACGGACACCCCCTTCGGGCGTCGCGCCGTCGACTGGGAGCTCAAGGGAGTGCCGGTCCGCGTCGAGGTCGGCCCGCGCGACCTGGAGAACGGCACCGCGATGGTGGCCCGCCGCATTCCCGGAGGCAAGGCACCGGTCGCCATCGACGCTCTCGCCGCGCTGCTGCCCGCCGCCCTCGAGGAGGACCAGGCGCTGCTGCTCACCCAGGCCCGCGAGCGCCGCGAGTCCCGCACCGCGGACGTCGGCACCCTGGAGGAGGCGGTGGAGGCCACCGCGGCGGGCAACTGGGCGCGCATCCCCTGGGCCGTGCTCGGCGAGGAGGGCGAGGCCGCGCTCGCCGAGCACTCCGTGACCGTACGGTGTCTGGTCGCCGATGACGGGGCGGTGCCGGACGCCGACGAGACCCCGGGTAACGTCGCCCTCGTGGCCCGCTCCTACTGA
- the rpsP gene encoding 30S ribosomal protein S16 has protein sequence MAVKIKLKRLGKIRSPHYRIVVADSRTRRDGRAIEEIGLYHPVQNPSRIEVNSERAQYWLSVGAQPTEPVMAILKLTGDWQKHKGLPAPAPLLVAEPKDKRAAFEAFTKGLEGDDAKGEAITQKAKKADKKTDEAEASPSASAAESTEA, from the coding sequence GTGGCAGTCAAGATCAAGCTGAAGCGTCTGGGCAAGATCCGTTCGCCTCACTACCGCATCGTCGTCGCCGACTCCCGTACCCGCCGTGACGGCCGGGCCATCGAGGAGATCGGTCTGTACCACCCGGTGCAGAACCCCTCGCGCATCGAGGTCAACTCGGAGCGTGCCCAGTACTGGCTGTCCGTCGGCGCCCAGCCGACCGAGCCGGTCATGGCCATCCTGAAGCTCACCGGTGACTGGCAGAAGCACAAGGGCCTGCCGGCCCCGGCGCCGCTGCTCGTCGCGGAGCCCAAGGACAAGCGCGCCGCGTTCGAGGCCTTCACCAAGGGTCTCGAGGGCGACGACGCCAAGGGCGAGGCCATCACCCAGAAGGCCAAGAAGGCTGACAAGAAGACGGACGAGGCCGAGGCTTCTCCGTCGGCGTCCGCCGCTGAGTCGACCGAGGCCTGA
- a CDS encoding RNA-binding protein, whose translation MLEEALEHLVKGIVDNPDDVQVASRNLRRGRVLEVRVHPDDLGKVIGRNGRTARALRTVVGAIGGRGVRVDLVDVDQVR comes from the coding sequence ATGCTCGAGGAGGCTCTCGAGCACCTCGTGAAGGGCATCGTCGACAACCCCGACGACGTGCAGGTGGCCTCGCGCAACCTGCGTCGCGGACGCGTGCTCGAGGTCCGGGTCCACCCCGACGACCTCGGCAAGGTGATCGGCCGTAACGGCCGCACCGCGCGCGCTCTGCGTACCGTCGTGGGCGCCATCGGCGGCCGCGGTGTCCGCGTCGACCTCGTCGACGTGGACCAGGTTCGCTGA
- the rimM gene encoding ribosome maturation factor RimM (Essential for efficient processing of 16S rRNA) has translation MQLVVARIGRAHGIKGEVTVEVRTDEPELRLGPGAVLATDPASVGPLTIETGRVHSGRLLLRFEGVRDRTGAEALRNTLLIAEVDPTELPEEEDEFYDHQLMDLDVVLKDGTEVGRITEISHLPSQDLFIVERPDGSEVMIPFVEEIVVEIDLEEQKAVIDPPPGLIDDRAEIASTRDEA, from the coding sequence GTGCAGTTGGTAGTCGCCCGCATCGGCCGTGCCCACGGCATCAAGGGTGAAGTCACCGTCGAGGTCCGCACCGACGAGCCGGAGCTGCGGCTCGGGCCCGGTGCCGTGCTCGCCACCGACCCCGCCTCCGTGGGTCCGCTGACCATCGAGACCGGCCGGGTGCACAGCGGCCGCCTGCTGCTGCGCTTCGAGGGCGTGCGCGACCGCACCGGCGCCGAGGCGCTGCGCAACACCCTCCTGATCGCCGAGGTGGACCCCACAGAGCTCCCCGAGGAAGAGGACGAGTTCTACGACCACCAGCTCATGGACCTCGACGTCGTCCTGAAGGACGGCACGGAGGTCGGCCGGATCACCGAGATCTCGCACCTGCCCTCGCAGGACCTGTTCATCGTGGAGCGCCCCGACGGCAGCGAGGTGATGATCCCCTTCGTCGAGGAGATCGTCGTCGAGATCGACCTGGAGGAGCAGAAGGCCGTCATCGACCCGCCGCCCGGGCTGATCGACGACCGCGCCGAGATCGCTTCCACGCGGGACGAGGCGTAA
- the trmD gene encoding tRNA (guanosine(37)-N1)-methyltransferase TrmD, translating to MRLDVVTIFPEYLEPLNVSLVGKARARGQLDVNVHDLREWTYDRHNTVDDTPYGGGPGMVMKTDPWGAALDDVLADGYEKGAHGPVLVVPTPSGRPFTQELAVELSERPWLVFTPARYEGIDRRVTDEYATRMPVYEVSIGDYVLAGGEAAVLVVTEAVARLLPGVLGNAESHQDDSFAPGAMANLLEGPVYTKPPQWRGRGIPDVLVSGHHGKIARWRRDEALRRTTRNRPDLIERCDPKAFDKKDREMLSILGWRPGPDGRFGRDPEAVEE from the coding sequence ATGCGACTCGACGTCGTCACGATCTTCCCCGAGTACCTGGAACCCCTGAACGTCTCCCTCGTGGGCAAGGCACGCGCGCGTGGACAGCTCGACGTCAACGTGCACGACCTCAGGGAGTGGACGTACGACCGGCACAACACGGTCGACGACACCCCCTACGGCGGCGGCCCCGGCATGGTCATGAAGACCGACCCCTGGGGCGCGGCCCTCGACGACGTGCTGGCCGACGGGTACGAGAAGGGGGCTCACGGCCCCGTCCTGGTCGTCCCCACGCCCAGTGGGCGCCCCTTCACCCAGGAACTCGCCGTGGAGCTCTCCGAGCGGCCCTGGCTGGTCTTCACGCCCGCGCGCTACGAGGGCATCGACCGCCGCGTCACGGACGAGTACGCGACCCGCATGCCCGTCTACGAGGTCTCCATCGGCGACTACGTCCTCGCGGGCGGGGAAGCCGCCGTCCTGGTCGTCACCGAGGCCGTGGCCCGGCTCCTGCCCGGAGTCCTCGGCAACGCCGAATCCCACCAGGACGACTCCTTCGCCCCCGGCGCCATGGCCAACCTCCTGGAGGGCCCGGTGTACACCAAGCCTCCCCAGTGGCGCGGGCGCGGCATCCCCGACGTACTCGTCAGCGGGCACCACGGCAAGATCGCGCGCTGGCGGCGGGACGAGGCGCTCCGGCGCACCACCCGCAACAGGCCCGATCTCATTGAGCGTTGCGACCCCAAGGCTTTCGACAAGAAGGATCGCGAGATGCTCTCGATCCTGGGGTGGCGACCGGGGCCCGACGGCCGATTTGGGCGAGACCCCGAGGCCGTGGAAGAATAG
- the rplS gene encoding 50S ribosomal protein L19: protein MANLLDSVDSASLRTDIPSFRPGDTVNVHVRVIEGNRSRVQQFKGVVIRRQGAGVRETFTVRKVSFSVGVERTFPVHTPIVEKIELVTRGDVRRAKLYYLRDLRGKAAKIKEKRDS, encoded by the coding sequence ATGGCTAACCTGCTCGACTCGGTCGACAGCGCGTCGCTGCGCACCGACATCCCGTCCTTCCGCCCGGGTGACACCGTCAACGTCCACGTGCGCGTCATCGAGGGCAACCGCTCCCGTGTGCAGCAGTTCAAGGGCGTAGTCATCCGTCGCCAGGGTGCCGGCGTGCGCGAGACCTTCACGGTCCGCAAGGTCTCCTTCTCCGTCGGCGTCGAGCGCACCTTCCCGGTGCACACCCCGATCGTCGAGAAGATCGAGCTCGTCACCCGCGGTGACGTGCGTCGCGCGAAGCTGTACTACCTCCGTGACCTGCGCGGCAAGGCCGCGAAGATCAAGGAGAAGCGCGACAGCTGA